Proteins encoded in a region of the Podarcis muralis chromosome 2, rPodMur119.hap1.1, whole genome shotgun sequence genome:
- the THOC3 gene encoding THO complex subunit 3, with translation MALSPYVQSMQELFRANTRIREFPAHVAKVHSVAWSCCGRRLASGSFDKTASVFVLDKDRLVKENNYRGHGDSVDQLCWHPSNPDLFVTASGDKTIRIWDVRTTKCIASVNTKGENINICWSPDGQTIAVGNKDDVVTFIDAKTYRSKAEEQFKFEVNEISWNNDNNMFFLTNGNGCINILSYPELKLIQSINAHPSNCICIKFDPTGKYFATGSADALVSLWDVDELVCVRCFSRLDWPVRTLSFSHDGKMLASASEDHFIDIAEVETGEKLWEVQCESSTFTVAWHPKRPLLAFACDDKDGKYDSSREAGTVKLFGLPNDS, from the exons ATGGCGCTCTCCCCGTACGTGCAGTCCATGCAGGAGCTGTTCCGGGCCAACACGCGCATCCGCGAGTTCCCCGCGCACGTGGCCAAGGTCCACTCGGTGGCCTGGAGCTGCTGCGGCCGCCGCCTCGCTTCCGGCTCCTTCGACAAGACCGCCAGCGTCTTCGTGCTCGACAAGGACCGGCTG GTGAAGGAGAATAATTACCGTGGCCATGGAGACAGTGTGGATCAGTTGTGCTGGCACCCCAGCAACCCGGACTTATTTGTCACTGCGTCTGGAGACAAAACCATCCGTATATGGGATGTCCGCACTACTAAATGTATTGCCTCCGTGAATACCAAGG GGGAGAATATTAACATTTGTTGGAGCCCTGACGGACAGACTATTGCAGTAGGGAACAAGGATGATGTGGTCACCTTCATTGATGCTAAAACATATCGGTCCAAAGCTGAGGAACAATTCAAGTTTGAGGTGAATGAGATCTCATGGAACAATGACAACAACATGTTTTTCCTCACCAATGGCAACGGTTGCATCAACATCCTCAG CTATCCAGAGCTGAAGCTCATCCAGTCAATTAATGCCCATCCTTCAAACTGCATCTGTATCAAATTTGACCCAACGGGCAAGTATTTTGCTACAGGAAGTGCTGATGCATTGGTTAGCCTCTGGGATGTGGATGAGCTTGTATGCGTGCGATGCTTTTCTAG GCTCGACTGGCCTGTGAGGACACTGAGTTTCAGCCATGATGGGAAGATGCTGGCTTCAGCCTCTGAAGATCACTTCATTGATATTGCTGAGGTAGAAACAG GTGAGAAGCTGTGGGAAGTGCAGTGCGAGTCTTCAACGTTCACTGTGGCTTGGCATCCAAAGCGGCCCCTGTTGGCCTTCGCCTGCGATGACAAAGATGGCAAATATGATAGCAGCAGAGAAGCTGGAACCGTGAAGCTCTTTGGTCTTCCCAATGACTCATAA